AGCTGGGTTAAAAGGATCAGAGCGCGCTTGATCCTTCAACAAGTTCAGGATGAGCGCGCAAAAAAATGAAGCTGGATAACAGAAAGACATAATTGTATGAAATATAAAATTCACCTTACTGTCGCTATTGTAGCAACGACTCAGTTGCTGTTTGCGCTCGATAATCCTCATTTTTATCGCGCCACAAACATGTTCCTAGAACCACGTCTGGAACATGACTATCTTACTACATTCAATGCAACCCTTGGTGGAGGATCCTCAACAAAAGGCCGATCCGCGCACAATACGATTGTTCCCCTCTTTGATATCTATGGCACGCAATCATTTCAAGATTTAAATGTAAATACTCTTTTTCAGGATCCCAATAACCAGTACAATCAGCTTCTTGCGCAACTTAACATGCTGCCTGTACGAACAAATTTTGCAACGCTCTCAATAGATGGGCACTTTAAGATAATAGAATCCAACCTTTCTTGTGCACAAAACTTATCTAAAGGGTTATTTTTATTCTTCCATTTGCCTGTCAGAAGATTACAAATCAAAGATATCACTTTCACTGATCTTTCTCCCGATGATGACATAGTTCCCAATAAAAATACTCCCGTATGGCAACAAGTACTCCAGGAGCTCAGACCTCTTTTGGCAAACTATGGAATTAATGTATACCCAACAACAAGCGCTGGTGTTGGAGATTTAACTTCATGGCTTGGCTGGACCCATAATTATCAAGAAACCAACACATTGGATTTTATAGATTTCACCCTTATGGCCGGCTTTCTTGCTCCTACTGGCAAACAACGCAACGAAAATAAGCTGTTTTCACTACCAACTGGTTATAACGGTCATTGGGGATTTCCTCTCTGCACCACTGCATCAATAGGATTTTATGAATGGGTCACCATTGGCGGGTATCTTAATACACTCTTTTTTATTAATAAAAGCCGAGCAATGCGCATTAAAACAGATTGTGAACAAAGCGGTATCATAAAACTCGCATGCGCACGTGTTTCAGATCACCGGGGCCCACTCATCAATACAGGTTTTTATTGTAAAGCTGACCATGTTGGTCATGGCGTATCGGCGACTGCTGCATATTCGTTTGCATCGCAACAAAAAAGCCACCTGACGCCCTCAAACCCTGTCCTGTTTGATCGCAATACTATGAACTCAGATCCGATGCTTGCTGGATGGAATATGCACACGCTTAACTTTTTACTGGAATATGACTTTGCCAAAGAGGATTCTACCGTTGGTAATCGCATTGGTCTTTTTTATAATCTTCAAGTTGCAGGAGCGCGGGTGTTTAATACCAATGTTGTTGGTGGTACGTATGGTATTGATATTACATGGTCTTTGTAGCTCAACTTAAGATTTTAAATTAAGAATAATTAATCCCCAACTTAGCGTTGGGGATTATCTGAATCTTAAAAAGATCATACATTGAAAATTATAAACTAGATAACAACTTTTGAATTGACACAACCATCTCACCAGCACACACAACAAAATCTTGCGTTTTTGGTGTAATAACAACCATTGCAAGCAAACGCTGCAATGTATGCAACACAGTTATAAAATAAGCAATATCTTCTGAAACATGTGCATTCCCTTCGTAAATCATACGATTGACACAAAATTGTGCAAAAGCTAATTTTCCTAATAAAAGGTCACACGATATCAAAGTATCGTCACCATTTTTATTAAAAACATCTGCCAATTCGTGCCAAACTTGTAACGACGCTTCAAGTCCTTTTTGATACCATGTCATGGGAAACAGTGAATCGAACGAGAGATTAACTTGATAAGCCTTGAGAACAGACGAAGTGGAGCATAGAATGAAAAAATTCATTAGCATAATATTTACATAACCATTATCTCTATGTTTTTTCATCATCATCCCCCCTTATAAACCCACCTTTTCTACCCTCATTGTTACAAAAAGTAAATACCTGTGTCAATAGATATTCAGATAGAATTTAATCTTGTCAACATAAAACCCCGCTTTTTACAGCGGGGCAATAATTTTAACCCAATGGGTTATAGTTAGAAAGGAAGATTGTCTTCAAATGGAGGCTCATCTTGAAAATCAATCTCTCCTGTTGATGGAGCAGGTTCTTCTTTTTTAACATTCTTTGCCGCTTTAACTCGTGTTTGAGCTTTTTCTAATTGCGCAAGCAAATCACGTTCAACGGGATTGTTTGGATTAAGTTGTGGTGAAGAAGAGTCTTCTTCTAACGATGCACCGAATGAAGTTTCAGCAGAAGCACCGTTCGATAAAAACACAACGCGCTCTGCAACGATAGAATGTTTATTACGTTTTTGTCCTGCTTGATCATCCCATGAATCTAACTTTAAACGACCTTCAACAAGAACAGGACGACCTTTTTGTAAATACTGGCGACAACTTTCAGCTTGTGCACCCCACACATCAACATCAATGTAACACACTTCTTGTACCATGCTACCTGTTTGTTTATTTTTGAATTGGCGGTTTGTTGCCAATCCAAGACGACATACAGCTTGTCCAGAAGCAAGATTACGATATTCAGGATCTCTCGTTAAATTACCGATCAAGATAACACGATTAAATGCTGCCATTTTTCGCCCTTTCAGCTACGCTAAGATGTATAAAATTTTTTACATAAATCAAAATATGATGGCGCAAGACACAACGTTTTGCAATGCCATCATATTTTGATAATAACAGAAAAATATCTTTTGCTAAGCGCTATTTTTTCTGAATTATTCCTAAAAAGGAATATTTTTTAAACATATCTTCAACAATTGCACGTTTTGCTGCAACATTAAATTCTTTTGATTCAATTCTTTCAAGATCATGTATAAAATCTGCTCGTATATTATTTTTTTGTGTTAATTCTTTTTCTGCTCGTTTTTTTAAGTTATAAAGTAAATATATCATCTTACCATATTGTTCATCAGTAAGTTGCTTTGATTGATCAACAAAAAGAGAATTAACATCAACTAACGCTCTTCGTATTGGACCAAATACAGGTGCAGTAAGTTTCTGGTAACCACTATATGCAAGCCAACCAGTAAATATTGCTGGCGTAAGGAGAACAAGCTTGCCCACAGCAGCATATTGTTTTTGCTGAGCAGAAATAAAATTTAAAACAAATCTTTGAATATCATCAAGTGACTGTGCACCAAATAATTGTGCAAAAAGCACTATTCCCTTTCCGTACTCACCAAGACCGGAGAAATATGATAACACTCTGTGCGGATACAGTTGTTCTTTATTTTTTACTACTTCTAAAAACTTTAAATACCCCGAATAATCACCTTTATCCAAACCCATAGCAATTTCATTTGCTTGATCTTCACCAATGCCATATGTAGCACTATTATCACGTACAAAGTTTTTTGTTAACTCTAATACAGCGTCATGTGTCCCCGCTGCAGCTGGTACTATTGTTGTAGAATCAACTTTACTAATCTGCCCTGGATAAAAAATGTCTTCTCCAATAGCTTTTACTGGACTAATAAAATACTCATTAATGTTTGTTGTGGCAAAATTAAAAGAACTGCTCAATTGACCAATAAGACCCCTATTGTAACCGTAATTCAAAGCAAACATTAATGCCCCATATTTCAACCAATTGCGTGCATAATGCGATGGAATTACAGTTTCTGTGATATCTGCTAAAAGATCATTTTTGAATTGACCCACTTTTTCAAGTTTCGCCTTTAACGCATTAACTCGCGCAACAAATGGCGAACTACCACCTGCTGCTTTTACATCTGTTTTTATGCGCGGTAACACATCAAGCAGCTTATCTATCCACTCATAACCTTTTGTATAATCGGTCAAGAAAATATCTTTATATCCTTGAGTAAACAGATTTCCTAACTCCGAAAGTTGTCCCAAAAGAACATACAACTCCCCTTGATGACTTTTGAGTAGATCAAGATTATTTTCTATCTCTTCTTCCTGCTTTGGACCCATAACCCATTTAAAAGGGCTTTTACTCACAAAATATTTCCACTGATGATCTCTTTGGTATTGCCAATATGTTATGCGATTATCAATTTCTAACAACGCTTCTAATATCTGAGTACGCGCACTATCGTACAACACCTTAGCGCATTTGCTTAACAGATCACTTTGCTCTCTCTCATATGCTTGCAGAGCGGGAGTATCTTTTGGCACATTGGCAATAATTTTGCGTATATGCACAAGAGCTTCTTGTGATGTTTTAACCTGAACTTGCCTTGATACAACATTTCTTGTCGCTTGAGCAGCAAAAATATTTTTTGACACCTGAATGGCGGCTACAGAAAAAATTATTGTAGAAAATAGCAATAATCTTTTGGTAAGTACTTTCACAATTCCCCCTTTTACATAAAAATTAATCTGTCTGTGAAAGTATAATCAATCCGTTGTGCAACAAGCTAGATTATGGATTATAAAAAAAGACCTGATGTACATATAACACATACATCAAGCCTCTTTTTGTGATTTACAATTGTTTAAACTGCTACACGTCCTAAGAAAGCGTATTTATTAAACATATTCTCAACAATACCACGCTTAGTCTGAGCAGAATATTGCTTTGATTCAAGCTTTGCCACATCGAACAAAAAATCATTAGATAAAGGATCTTTCAAATACGTTGATTTATGTCGCAGCTTACAAATCAGATACACCAACTTACCATAATCGTGATCATCAAGATGAGTAGCTGATTCTATTAACAGCGAATTAACGTCAGCTAATGCAATCCGTATTGGCGAATAATTGCGCGCTGTTGCCCATTGATATGCCTTAGTAACACCAAAGCATGCCCCTGCTAATGGAGTAAACGCTGCCAACTTTACTGTCCAAAAATTATTTTTCAGTAGATCGTTCGCAATTTTTCCAACATCTGCAAACAAGAACCCAATCTGCTGCAACAAAGGTAGGATACCTTCATCGATCAGTTCCGGATATTTTTGTAATAATTTAAGCACCGTATCAAGCATCAAAAGAATATTAGCTATTCCTAAATCAACTTTTTCATCATAATAGTAGACACCTGTGTTCTCAATCAATGCACCCAGTTTATCAAACTTATCAAGCGCTATATCTTGCATTATTTCTTCTTTATTTACTTTAAAATTCTTAGCTTCCATTCTTGTGAGAACGCGCTCCAATAACTCTGTCGAATACGACTTCAAAGACTGAATTTTTGGATCTGTTAACTCTGCTACCCGTGCTTCTATAATGCCAGAAAATTTCTCTATCTTAGCAATCTTATCTTCAATATTAGCAGCTGAACTTTCTGAGTTAGTTTCAAAAAAAACCTTCCATAAATCAGTCATTGGATCTATTACTACGCTTTTTCCAATCCATTGAATCGAATTTTTCGTTTTTTCAAAAGCTGCAGGTAAAATTGTAGGATTGTGCACGTGATAATGTAATGTGTATCCTATAATTGTTGTTAATGTTGTATACAACATCCAATTACGAATAAAGTGATTTGGTTTTTTTGCTGCCGCAAGTGATGTCATGCAATCATGCTTTAATTTAGTTACCTGTTTAAATTTTAACTCTAATTTGCCTGCAATATCATCAAATCGTGTTCCGTCAGAACTATAATCTTGAGTTTTAATACACGATAAAATTTCAAACAGCCCTTCAATCCACGCATAACAATCATTGTACGTTGTTCCGCTTTCGGTAAACATATGAATATGCCCGGTCAAAGAACCCAATAATGTATACAACTCTCTTTGCTTGCGTTCCAGCCTGATTATATTATGAGCAATCTCTTTTTCTTGATCTTTACCCACTATCCATTTTACTGGTGATTTGCTGAAAAAATATTTTATCTGATGATTTTGTTGATACCGCCAATACACAATAAGATTATCAATCTCGTGCAGTGCGTTTAAAATCTGATTACGTGCATCATTAAAAAAAACCTGCACGCAGGTTAATAAAAGAGCGCTACACATTTGTTCGTACTTTTTATACGCTTCACCTTCAACATTGGTATCTTGTTTGACCATTGCTTGATGAGCAGAGCGAAGACGCGCAAGTAATGTAACAGCAGAGAATTTTCCATAATTTTTAAACAGGTAGCGCAATTCCTTTTTATACGAAGCATTTTCATCGGTATTTCGTTGCGCATTTTGAAAGCAGTGAACGTCCGTATGTTTTACGTACCGCGCTACCGCTTGTTTAAATTCAAGAGGAGATTTATGTACGGTTGGCTTTTTGATTATTTTGTTTGCCTGATCTTGCGCAACATTTAGAAAAATATTTCCCTGTATTGTTGTGGTGCACAAAGAAAAGCTGAACAGCGCAAAAACTGATAATTTCTGTAATAATATATTCACTATGATTTCCCTAACCATTACCGATATTACTTACCCCGCTCGCCCTGAGTGCCCCAAAGGGGTGTATCGAAGGGTGCGACATAAAAAAAATTATCTTTATCCTCTTTCCGCTTAACCCTTCGATACACCACTATCGTGGCACTCAGGGCGAGCGGACCAAGACAATCATTCAATCAAAGAAAGTTATTGGATAAAACTTGAACTTCACCTCTAATTATACCAGAAAAAGTGAATTGCTGAAACAGGGGGTGTTTATTCAAACTGAAAACTTATACAACCTATGACTGTAAGGCAGCCACAAGATCATTGATCCGCTGTAGTATTTTCAGTATCTCATCAATAGAACGCTCTATCTCTTCTTTTATTTTCATTTTTTTTTCATAACAATCTGTCCGCTCAACCTTACCCAAACAGTTCTTTTCACCACAGGCATACTCATTTACCCGCGTTATAGCACTTTGTATAATCAAAAAAACGGTTTTAGAAAGATCAAGTAAAACTCCAGACATATCGGTACCTCGAGCAACAAGATCACCATCGAGTTCTGCATCTTGCTGCTTGGAAACATAGACTCTTTTTGTCTTTGGCTTAATAAACTCTTGTCCCACCGAGCAAGCAGTGCACACGCCAATGACCACTGCCAATAAACCAACGTATTTATTTTTCATTGCTTACTATTTTTTCGTATTAATTATACGCCAACCAATGCGCACATATTGTCCAAATGATGCCCCAATAAAGAATATCATAACCCCAAGCATTACATAATATGTTTTGATGGGTAACCAACAGAAGAAATAGCACGCAAAAAGCCACATAATAAAAATCATCTGAATACAAGTAGTTGTTTTTCCCAAAAATGTTGGCTGCACGTCAAGATGACCGCGTAATCGATAAATAATAAGAGCGCCGCCAATCTGTATCACCTCTTTACTCACCACAAACAATACAAACCAATACGGTATCGAAAATAACGGTGTAGAAATAAATGCTAAGGTGAAAAAACAGGATATGAGTAATAATTTATCTGCTACAGGATCAAGACAGGCACCAAGAAATGTTTTTTCATTAAGTAGTCGCGCCAAAAGACCATCTATAACATCGGTCAAACAGGCAAATACAAAGAAGAAAAACGCCATTCCCCACCAGCCTGTAATCATAGCGCCAATAATAACCGGCACCACAACTATCCGTGCTAGGGTAAAAAGCGTTGGAATAGTTATACGTTTTTCAGCATTAGGCAAACGACTCAATATATTCAACGTAAATTTGCGAAGATTAATTTTTTTCATACAGACATCACACTACTACCAAGACACACATCACCATCGTAAAATACTGCGTACTGACCCGCAGCAATGCCCTGATCTCTTTCAGAAATCTGCACTACTACTTTACCTTCTTCATTGTAATTGACGGTACATTCATACCGTTGTGCACCATGACGTAATTTAACAAAAAGA
This DNA window, taken from Candidatus Babeliales bacterium, encodes the following:
- a CDS encoding CDP-alcohol phosphatidyltransferase family protein; the encoded protein is MKKINLRKFTLNILSRLPNAEKRITIPTLFTLARIVVVPVIIGAMITGWWGMAFFFFVFACLTDVIDGLLARLLNEKTFLGACLDPVADKLLLISCFFTLAFISTPLFSIPYWFVLFVVSKEVIQIGGALIIYRLRGHLDVQPTFLGKTTTCIQMIFIMWLFACYFFCWLPIKTYYVMLGVMIFFIGASFGQYVRIGWRIINTKK
- the ssb gene encoding single-stranded DNA-binding protein, with the protein product MAAFNRVILIGNLTRDPEYRNLASGQAVCRLGLATNRQFKNKQTGSMVQEVCYIDVDVWGAQAESCRQYLQKGRPVLVEGRLKLDSWDDQAGQKRNKHSIVAERVVFLSNGASAETSFGASLEEDSSSPQLNPNNPVERDLLAQLEKAQTRVKAAKNVKKEEPAPSTGEIDFQDEPPFEDNLPF